From the genome of Vitis riparia cultivar Riparia Gloire de Montpellier isolate 1030 chromosome 2, EGFV_Vit.rip_1.0, whole genome shotgun sequence:
taaaataaattgagaattcaaatttattatattgattatatattttatatttattaatatataagtGATACTAAATTTATgagattgtttttaaaatttttattatgttaaaaattaacttttttgcatgtataatatattatataatgttttttaactctaatcttttaatttgttaatttttttataagttctttcttttgattttttttttttttgatattttaaactttatttaataatatattggttcaatattgttaaaaaatttgacaatataaaattgttatattaattacttattttttaaagtttaagttTAAAATCGTAAAACCTTAATCACTAATTATGGTTTTATGTTAATTTCAAATTGTCAAATGGATCTAAAAACATTTGATAAGAATGTATACATACAATCTAATTTTACATTTCTCCTATTTGTTTGTTCGATATCAATCCAAAatcatgtttgttttttattgttggatatgaatctAAATTTTGTTTATCTCTCTTTCTTATATGGTTTTATGTCTTCTTTTATCGTTTTTCCTTAATTTCTCATTCCTTGATAGCCTTATACTTCATTAACTGTATGTCCATCAAATTATTAACGGAGTTGTTGATCCaagttataatttttgaattacTTACTTCCAAGCAtcttattttgtatatttttcatcatttttatttgtaagTTTGTGTAGAGTGCTATTAATTTAATCCACATCCTTTTGccatttagaaaattttttatcacATAATTCCAATACaagtaattttctttcattcaatCTTATACTAATAAATTGAATGCAATCATTTTGTTCACAACtcattacaaataaataacaaataaccaccaaacaaaataaagtaaatatgaaccgaagaaaatgaatatgaaatcaAAAGAATTGAACAAGAAAAGAACGAGACAATCACTtattatgatatctcatgatcaaacacaaccaaaaaaaaaaaaaaaatcacaatcaaACAAATGTGAAAGTATAATATAAGGCTAAACTTTCTTCCATGAGATCCCAAATCAAAAGTTCAGAGAAATTACTCGAATTCATGACTTCTCATTAAACCAAATTTTGATACTATTTTGAAATCCAAAAGagattcaaaaaaagaaaaaaaaaatctcttattaaatttaaataattttaataaaagaaaataaaactagtttatctttacttttaaaaaaaattaatataataattaaataaatatatagtaactaaatatataattctaatatattAATGACAGTTAACAATTACATATTGTTTTAAGCCTCAATTTCATTGGAGTTAATGATTaagattttgtttatttaaaaaaaaattgaaaatcattattacttttttttttttgttacatttaaaaaaaattcatgccaATGGATGACGACGGAAGAAATACtagtttgaaaataattttgtcgGGAAATatattttgtgaatttttttttaatgcattattTTGGTTCAGAGCTTCCCTGGATGGAGTGGCGGACTCTGAAGGACAAAGACCGGGTCGGAgactgtttgttttttttaaggataattgAAAGGTCGGCTTTGACTGGTGAtcgttaaaacttaaaaatggtAAGCGATAAATCGCCAAATATCAGAAGAAATGCACGCAACATCATTCATCAATCAATCCCTTCCCAAATAGGAAACTCCGGGAACGACGTCGTTAAACCCCTCTCTAAGTCTCCTCTGTGGTCTGCCCCGAGCAAAATATCTCCACCCTACACCTCTCCACTCCCCGCATCACTGCTATGGCGGTCACAGGCACTGCCAATCTCGCTGCCCCTACGCCACCCTCTCTGTGCCGCCTCTTCCCCAACCCCCGATACCTTCCCACTCACACCCTAAAACCCAGGCCCATTTCGGCCTCCCTCTCCTCCATCGATATCCGGTCTCCCAATTGGACCCCCGGCTCCTGGAAATCAAAGAAAGCACAACAGCTCCCGGAGTACCCGGACCCGGTCGAGCTGGAATCGGTGCTGAAGACCCTCGAGTCATTCCCCCCGATGGTGTTCGCCGGCGAGGCTCGGAACCTGGAGGAGCGGCTGGCCGACGCCGCCGTGGGCAAGGCCTTTCTGCTTCAGGGTGGGGACTGTGCGGAGAGTTTCAAAGAGTTCGGTGGGACTAATATTAGGGACACTTTTAGGGTTTTGTTGCAGATGGGTATTGTTCTCACTTTCGGTGCTCAATTGCCTGTCATCAAGGTTCGATctttctctctcactctcttatatatatgtaaagattacctttctttttcattcattgTATGTGATGTTGGTAACTGGTGTTTTTCCATGTGGAAGTTTGACACTCTGGAATTCTGTGAATTAATCAAGGGTGTGTTTGAATCTTGCAAAAATGGGGAAAGAGAAATAGGGGGAGTATTAGTATTTCTTGTTTGATTGCTGCATCTTGACAATCGATGTATTCATAGGAggggaaataaagaaaaactggCTGTTGTATTCGCTCACGTCCTGTATATATtataccaaataaataaaatttgatttggatgtttaGAGAGCAGTAGTGAAGTATTGGTGTCTAGGACATGTCTCACCTTGCTATTATAGATGACTGGATGCAcaaatttatttccttaatcTTCCAATTGTTAAAATACATTTCTTAGAAAAGTAATAATTAGAATTCACTTCTGTGATAACTTGTGCTCCTTGCCattcaaaaattttggactaGGGATACTTAAGATGTTCACATATATCCAAACACTCATTCCATGGAGCAAAGCCTGTTTCCTGCCTTTTCCACTTTGAAATGCACGGgaaatctttttgaaaattttatggagGCCCTCTTTTGAGGCAAATAAAACAATGTTTACTGTAACCGTGAAGCGATACTTGAGCTATTTTGCTTTTCAAGGGTTTAGGTTGGTTGTCATCTTCAGATTGTACCACATTTCTAGTTCATCCCTGCCTGACTAGGCTTTTAGCATATCTTCCCATATGTGTGTTTAATTATCATGAATTTGGAGTCTTGTGTATAATCAgtctttctcaaaattttctttgtttgtacAATTATATGACAGGTTGGACGGATGGCAGGCCAATTTGCCAAACCTAGATCGGATCCCTTTGAGGTTAAAGATGGGGTAAAGCTCCCAAGTTATCGGGGAGACAATATCAATAGTGatgcttttgatgagaaatctaGAACACCAGATCCTCAAAGGTTGATCAGAGCCTACCTCCAATCTGTTGGCACATTAAATCTCCTACGAGCTTTTGCTACTGGTGGATATGCTGCCATGCAGAGAGTGTCACAGTGGAATCTTGACTTTGTACAGCATAGTGAGCAAGGAGACAGGTATATCATCTGAAGTTTGTCATGATTTCATGCAGTTCTCCTGGATTGTGGATTTGGTATGATTTCAGATATTCAACCTTGACCGGAAATGGCAGATATGTGTCCTGCATCTGAGACACACTACTAAAATATGGGATTTCTATAAGCACAGTAACTGGCAATGCTCTTTTTAGCCACATTTAATATAGTGACTTAGGAAGAAAATCATCACAATTTTTTCACTGATGAGACCTAATTTGCAAACTTGCTGCTCTTGCATTTTCAACCCAATTAAATGAACTTCAATTGTCTAAATCAATAGGGCAGAGCCAGTGTGTCCAAATTCATCAAATTacctctttttttctcttctccctTAAGGCCTGCTATGCAAAGTGCATGCAACTTGTTAGTAACCTctttccaatattttctaactGCAAACAAGATATATAAGAACTCTGTGTGAATAGATGATTTAAAAGTCAAGCTTAGTATATTCTCTCAGTGGGTATTCTGTTGTAATCTTGCCTGGTTGAGACAGATACACGGAACTTGCACAGAGGGTAGATGAGGCTCTGGGTTTCATGGCTGCTGCTGGGCTTACAACCGATCATCCTATCATGAACACAATTGAGTTCTGGACATCTCACGAGTGCCTTCATTTACTATATGAGCAAGCTTTGACTAGACAGGATTCAACAACTGGCCTCTACTATGACTGCTCTGCTCATATGCTTTGGGTAGGTGAGAGAACTCGGCAGTTGGATGGAGCACATGTTGAATTTCTCCGTGGCATATCTAATCCTCTTGGTATAAAGGTAAATGTCCGTTTCCATCTTGAAAAAGTCTATCTGCACCACCTTAAGTAGCGTGATGTTTTTCTTGTCTTACTGGTGGACTTTGTTGAGCTCACAAAAAAGTAGTATTTGATGGACACAGATGCTGcatttggttgctaagaaaattgGGCATTCCATTATGCTAGCGTTCCATAAGGTTCATGGTTGTCTTTTGCAtcatttttttggcatttgAATTACATAGAGAGGAAGCAGGTGGTTTgcataataatttcattttttactgTTTGGTCAAAATAAGAATTTACACATTGGATAATTTAAACGTCAA
Proteins encoded in this window:
- the LOC117933733 gene encoding phospho-2-dehydro-3-deoxyheptonate aldolase 2, chloroplastic-like codes for the protein MAVTGTANLAAPTPPSLCRLFPNPRYLPTHTLKPRPISASLSSIDIRSPNWTPGSWKSKKAQQLPEYPDPVELESVLKTLESFPPMVFAGEARNLEERLADAAVGKAFLLQGGDCAESFKEFGGTNIRDTFRVLLQMGIVLTFGAQLPVIKVGRMAGQFAKPRSDPFEVKDGVKLPSYRGDNINSDAFDEKSRTPDPQRLIRAYLQSVGTLNLLRAFATGGYAAMQRVSQWNLDFVQHSEQGDRYTELAQRVDEALGFMAAAGLTTDHPIMNTIEFWTSHECLHLLYEQALTRQDSTTGLYYDCSAHMLWVGERTRQLDGAHVEFLRGISNPLGIKVSDKMDPKELVKLCEILNPRNKPGRLTIITRMGADNMRIKLPHLIRAVRQAGLIVTWVSDPMHGNTIKAPCGLKTRSFDSIRSELRAFFDVHDQEGSHPGGVHLEMTGQNVTECIGGSKTVTFDDLNSRYHTHCDPRLNASQSLELAFAIAERLRRKRMRSVSALHKG